One stretch of Aeromicrobium fastidiosum DNA includes these proteins:
- a CDS encoding LysR family transcriptional regulator, translated as MDVYRLGLLRELAERGTVGAVADAMKVTPSAVSQQLKVLEREAGYRLVEPSGRGVALTAAGRALVQTATEIAVAIERAEGRWREYMESPAGQVRVATFPTGGEMLLPGVLSRMADTPEVELICSDEDGVTVDFADLTPDYDVVIADSPTTAASWHERGLQVVPLMSEPLDVALPEGHPLARKASLSPRDVVGETWIGVPHEYPFDRVLSQVVAATGEPVRIAQRISDNGIVEALVAGGHGIAILPRFTTREHGNGLVTRPLVGIRAKREIAALLRPDRFERPSVRLVVQALRDEARSVADLHQAV; from the coding sequence ATGGACGTGTACCGCCTAGGACTGCTGCGGGAACTGGCCGAACGCGGCACCGTCGGCGCCGTCGCCGACGCGATGAAGGTCACACCGTCCGCGGTCTCCCAGCAGCTCAAGGTGCTGGAGCGCGAGGCCGGATACCGTCTGGTCGAACCCTCGGGGCGCGGCGTCGCTCTGACGGCGGCGGGGCGCGCGCTCGTCCAGACGGCCACCGAGATCGCGGTCGCGATCGAACGGGCCGAGGGGCGTTGGCGCGAGTACATGGAGAGCCCCGCGGGTCAGGTGCGCGTGGCGACCTTCCCGACGGGCGGCGAGATGCTGCTGCCCGGTGTGCTGTCGCGGATGGCCGACACCCCCGAGGTCGAGCTGATCTGCTCCGACGAGGACGGCGTCACCGTCGACTTCGCCGACCTGACCCCTGACTACGACGTCGTCATCGCCGACTCGCCGACCACGGCGGCGTCCTGGCACGAGCGCGGACTGCAGGTCGTCCCGCTGATGAGCGAGCCGCTCGACGTGGCGCTGCCCGAGGGCCACCCGTTGGCCCGCAAGGCCAGTCTGTCGCCGCGCGACGTCGTGGGGGAGACGTGGATCGGCGTCCCGCACGAGTACCCGTTCGACCGGGTGCTGAGCCAGGTCGTGGCCGCGACGGGCGAGCCCGTGCGCATCGCGCAGCGCATCTCCGACAACGGCATCGTCGAGGCGTTGGTGGCGGGCGGTCACGGCATCGCGATCCTGCCGCGCTTCACGACTCGTGAGCACGGCAACGGCCTGGTCACGAGGCCACTCGTGGGCATCCGGGCCAAGCGCGAGATCGCCGCCCTGCTGCGGCCCGACCGCTTCGAACGGCCGTCGGTGCGCCTCGTCGTGCAGGCGCTGCGCGACGAGGCGCGCTCGGTCGCCGACCTGCACCAAGCCGTCTGA
- a CDS encoding HAD family hydrolase has protein sequence MTTTGFDLDMTLIDSRPGIRAVYEQLVVESGATIDTELVVSRLGPPVEWELAHWMPDSEVGRWADRYRELYPTIAVDLVEALPGARAAVDAARSLGRVVVVTAKHGPNAELHLDRLGIVVDAVHGRAWREGKADVLLAEAADVYVGDHVHDMEAARLSRATGVGVSTGPCSADELRGAGAAHVVSTLVDLPAWLAQHR, from the coding sequence ATGACGACGACCGGCTTCGACCTCGACATGACCCTGATCGACTCCCGACCCGGCATCCGCGCGGTGTACGAGCAGCTGGTCGTCGAGTCCGGTGCCACGATCGACACCGAGCTCGTCGTCTCGCGGCTCGGACCTCCGGTCGAGTGGGAGCTGGCCCACTGGATGCCCGACAGCGAGGTCGGTCGCTGGGCCGATCGCTATCGCGAGCTCTACCCGACGATCGCCGTCGACCTCGTCGAGGCCCTGCCGGGTGCCCGCGCAGCAGTCGACGCCGCCCGCTCGCTCGGCCGCGTCGTCGTGGTGACCGCCAAGCACGGTCCCAACGCCGAGCTGCACCTCGACCGTCTGGGCATCGTCGTCGACGCGGTGCATGGCCGGGCCTGGCGCGAGGGCAAGGCGGACGTGCTGCTGGCGGAGGCAGCGGATGTCTACGTCGGCGATCACGTGCACGACATGGAGGCGGCCCGTCTGAGCCGCGCGACGGGCGTCGGGGTGTCCACGGGGCCGTGCAGCGCGGACGAGCTGCGTGGAGCCGGGGCCGCCCATGTCGTGTCGACGCTGGTCGACCTTCCGGCCTGGCTGGCCCAGCACCGCTGA